The following are encoded in a window of Paenibacillus polymyxa genomic DNA:
- a CDS encoding MetQ/NlpA family ABC transporter substrate-binding protein — protein MKKPWISFILLLGAVVLFISGCGSKNTSGNAAGEEKKTLHISFNPGPYSDQFKNGVAPYLEKKGYTITYKEFTDGVQPNVAVAKGDIDANVFQHSLYLDSMNKRENIDLIGAVQVPTPPMGLYSSKHTSLDEISEGAQINLPNEPVNMLRALNILKEVGWITLKDNIDPLQTSVNDITSNPHHLQFVATDPAQGPRALEDVDFAAIQGNFAVSNGIKLTSALKLENMTDPFTNVVAVDSKNKDKPFVKDIIEGYHSDEFQKYIQSNPDYEGYKLPSYFK, from the coding sequence ATGAAGAAACCATGGATTTCATTTATATTGCTGCTGGGAGCAGTCGTGCTTTTTATTTCAGGCTGCGGCAGCAAGAATACGTCGGGCAACGCTGCGGGTGAAGAAAAGAAAACACTGCATATCAGCTTTAATCCCGGTCCATATAGCGATCAGTTTAAGAATGGTGTGGCTCCATATTTGGAGAAGAAAGGATATACGATTACATATAAAGAGTTTACAGACGGTGTTCAGCCCAATGTAGCCGTGGCTAAGGGGGATATTGATGCCAATGTGTTCCAGCATTCGCTCTACCTGGATTCTATGAATAAGCGGGAGAATATTGATCTGATTGGTGCTGTGCAGGTCCCGACTCCTCCAATGGGATTGTACTCCAGCAAGCATACCAGCCTTGACGAAATCAGTGAGGGAGCCCAAATCAACCTGCCCAACGAGCCAGTCAATATGCTGCGTGCGCTGAATATTTTGAAGGAAGTAGGCTGGATTACGTTAAAGGACAATATCGATCCATTGCAAACCTCGGTGAACGATATCACCTCTAATCCGCATCATCTGCAATTTGTTGCTACCGACCCGGCACAGGGGCCACGTGCACTGGAGGATGTTGATTTTGCGGCTATACAAGGGAACTTTGCTGTATCGAATGGAATAAAGCTGACCTCGGCATTAAAGCTTGAAAATATGACAGATCCGTTCACGAACGTGGTCGCTGTGGACAGCAAGAACAAGGATAAGCCCTTCGTCAAAGACATTATTGAAGGATATCATTCAGATGAATTCCAAAAGTACATCCAATCGAATCCTGATTATGAAGGCTACAAGCTGCCAAGCTATTTCAAATAA
- a CDS encoding 5'-methylthioadenosine/adenosylhomocysteine nucleosidase, whose amino-acid sequence MSIAIIGAMEEEIADLKAQIEGIKRTQIANGIFYTGQLEGKEVILLQSGIGKANAASTTALLIERFSPELVINTGSAGGLDPALHVGDVVVATELTYSDVDGTAFGYTYGQVPQMPASYPVDPALLAFATEALAETRIEGQIVNGLITTADSFISQAERAHFIRSQFPEAKVTDMEGAAVVQTAYQFGVPFLAVRSLSDLAGVEAADSFDSNLDLAAANSAAVVVALVAAYDRDKL is encoded by the coding sequence TTGAGTATAGCGATTATCGGAGCTATGGAGGAAGAAATAGCAGATTTGAAAGCGCAGATCGAAGGGATAAAGAGGACCCAGATTGCGAACGGGATTTTTTATACGGGCCAGCTTGAGGGCAAGGAAGTTATTCTGCTGCAATCAGGAATTGGCAAAGCGAACGCAGCCTCGACTACGGCGCTGTTGATTGAGCGATTTAGCCCGGAGCTTGTCATTAATACCGGATCTGCGGGTGGGCTTGATCCAGCGCTGCATGTTGGCGATGTCGTAGTGGCGACCGAGCTGACTTACAGCGATGTGGACGGAACGGCGTTCGGCTATACCTACGGACAGGTGCCACAGATGCCGGCAAGTTATCCTGTCGATCCAGCGCTGCTTGCTTTTGCGACAGAAGCGCTGGCGGAGACCAGGATTGAGGGGCAGATCGTCAACGGTTTGATTACGACGGCAGACTCTTTTATCTCCCAGGCTGAGCGCGCCCATTTTATCCGTAGCCAGTTTCCTGAAGCGAAAGTGACGGATATGGAAGGGGCCGCGGTCGTTCAGACTGCGTACCAGTTTGGTGTTCCATTTTTGGCTGTCCGTTCTTTGTCTGATCTTGCCGGTGTAGAAGCGGCGGATTCTTTTGACTCCAATCTTGATTTGGCTGCGGCCAACTCGGCAGCAGTGGTTGTGGCTCTTGTAGCTGCATATGATAGAGACAAGCTTTGA
- a CDS encoding YdhK family protein: MRMQWALLAGTIMIILSGCGNSNTPNQEHTTNSSQQHDTSDMNHSTSSELPTGLKEAENPAFKVGSQATIRADHMAGMNGATATIVGAYTTTAYTVSYTPTTGEKKVNNHKWVIHEEIKDAGSEPYAPGTEVILTADHMKGMDGAKATIDSVEPTTVYMVDYTPTTGGEPVKNHKWVTESELSAH, from the coding sequence ATGAGAATGCAATGGGCTTTGCTCGCTGGTACAATTATGATTATTTTGAGTGGGTGCGGAAACAGTAACACGCCGAACCAGGAGCACACAACAAACAGCAGTCAACAGCACGACACATCGGATATGAACCATTCCACTTCCAGTGAGCTTCCTACCGGACTAAAAGAAGCGGAAAATCCAGCCTTCAAAGTTGGTAGCCAAGCGACTATTCGAGCTGACCATATGGCAGGCATGAATGGGGCTACTGCCACGATTGTTGGTGCTTATACGACTACTGCTTATACGGTCTCATATACTCCAACCACTGGAGAAAAAAAAGTGAATAATCATAAGTGGGTTATTCATGAAGAGATTAAAGATGCAGGCAGCGAGCCTTATGCACCGGGAACGGAGGTTATCCTTACAGCAGATCATATGAAAGGGATGGATGGGGCTAAGGCTACCATTGACTCCGTAGAGCCAACGACCGTATATATGGTAGATTATACGCCGACTACAGGAGGAGAGCCTGTCAAAAATCATAAATGGGTGACGGAGAGTGAGCTTTCAGCCCATTAG
- a CDS encoding DUF5381 family protein — protein MDRIVYRRSLAFWKAMGSLMFVLICLFLLLLIFIDKDISALQIFFFITSAIVGLPFFGSYLVVCLSRTLRKDTYLFIFDEHSISDGIRTVPWAAITKVEFEGASIRKWLRPRFPAFIFHLNDRSTWEVSTDYVLNDMELNQAGKQLRTLINQHGKPKKKRS, from the coding sequence GTGGATAGAATTGTATATCGCAGATCTTTGGCATTTTGGAAGGCCATGGGCAGCTTGATGTTTGTGCTGATTTGTCTGTTTTTGCTGCTGCTCATTTTTATCGACAAAGATATCTCAGCTCTACAAATCTTCTTCTTTATTACGTCTGCCATTGTCGGACTTCCTTTTTTTGGTAGCTATCTCGTGGTTTGTTTGAGCAGAACGCTTCGTAAGGATACCTACCTGTTCATCTTTGACGAACACAGCATTTCCGATGGTATTCGAACTGTCCCGTGGGCTGCAATCACTAAAGTTGAATTCGAAGGGGCCTCCATCCGCAAATGGCTGCGCCCTCGCTTTCCCGCCTTTATTTTTCATCTGAATGACCGCAGCACCTGGGAAGTCAGCACCGATTATGTGTTGAACGATATGGAGCTGAACCAAGCAGGGAAACAACTTCGAACTCTCATTAACCAGCATGGCAAGCCAAAGAAAAAACGTTCCTGA
- a CDS encoding aminotransferase class I/II-fold pyridoxal phosphate-dependent enzyme, giving the protein MIFSSSDLVKALPDNYFSAMDDKVNLHKSKGIDVINLAAGNPDQPTPAHIISALKEAVDQPINQGYPPFHGKKSTLEAVAAFYKREYHVELDPDREIAIFNGSAIGVMGIPQALLNPGDWLLTTDPAYPQYYSAAALARAKIHTIPLDEKHGFLPDYTTVPEEIAEQVKLLMINYPNNPTGAVATADFLTKTLNYAARYQFPVMNDFAYGALGFDGYKPISLLQIPGGKEYGVETYTASKTYNMAGWRFGFAVGNSSIIGALKHYHTHAYSTVFGAVQDAGAVALLGTQEPVRGLAALYERRRDVLIAALRGIGWDVAAPQGSFFAWFKVPEGYTSASFADFLLDEAHVAVAPGEGFGRAGASHVRVSLVNSEERLLEAVHRIAATGVFQV; this is encoded by the coding sequence GTGATTTTTTCATCCTCTGATCTCGTCAAGGCTCTGCCTGACAACTATTTTAGCGCAATGGATGACAAGGTGAATCTGCATAAAAGTAAGGGAATAGATGTAATCAATTTGGCAGCCGGCAACCCGGATCAGCCGACACCGGCGCATATCATCAGCGCTTTGAAGGAAGCGGTCGATCAACCGATCAATCAGGGTTATCCGCCTTTTCATGGAAAAAAAAGCACGCTGGAGGCTGTCGCCGCGTTCTATAAACGGGAGTATCACGTGGAACTGGATCCTGACCGAGAGATTGCCATATTCAACGGCTCAGCCATAGGCGTAATGGGGATTCCACAGGCGCTATTGAATCCAGGTGATTGGTTATTGACGACCGATCCGGCATATCCCCAATATTATTCCGCTGCTGCGCTGGCAAGAGCCAAAATTCATACGATTCCGCTTGATGAGAAGCATGGTTTCTTGCCTGATTATACAACCGTGCCGGAAGAAATTGCAGAGCAGGTCAAATTGCTCATGATTAATTATCCGAACAATCCGACTGGAGCAGTAGCTACAGCAGATTTCCTGACAAAGACGCTGAATTATGCCGCTCGGTACCAGTTTCCGGTTATGAATGATTTTGCTTACGGTGCTCTTGGATTTGACGGATATAAGCCGATTAGTTTATTGCAAATCCCCGGCGGCAAGGAGTATGGCGTCGAGACGTATACGGCTTCCAAAACGTATAACATGGCTGGATGGCGCTTCGGATTTGCAGTGGGAAATTCGTCCATCATTGGTGCGCTCAAGCATTATCATACGCATGCCTACAGCACTGTTTTTGGAGCGGTACAGGATGCGGGAGCTGTGGCATTGCTGGGCACGCAGGAACCGGTACGGGGGCTCGCGGCGTTATATGAGCGGCGCCGTGATGTTCTCATTGCAGCGTTACGGGGTATTGGCTGGGATGTAGCTGCTCCCCAAGGGTCTTTTTTTGCCTGGTTCAAGGTGCCAGAGGGGTATACATCTGCTTCCTTTGCAGACTTTTTATTGGACGAGGCGCATGTTGCGGTCGCTCCTGGAGAAGGCTTTGGTCGTGCAGGAGCTTCTCATGTGCGGGTCAGTCTGGTAAACAGTGAGGAAAGGCTGCTGGAGGCGGTGCATCGCATCGCAGCAACGGGCGTTTTTCAAGTATAA